One region of Candidatus Polarisedimenticolaceae bacterium genomic DNA includes:
- a CDS encoding 16S rRNA (uracil(1498)-N(3))-methyltransferase, producing MRRVFSAAPCAPGTSIVLDPEESHHVSRVLRLRTGDEVAVFDGSGGEWDATIEAIEKSVVRLQVRDPRTGDSEPPIAIVVHQAIVRPERVEWVLQKGTEVGVSAFRLFAAERSEADVPSPARLERYERIVMEAAKQSGRRRVPTVSIGAIEAASPERRCFVLDTSSGGVAFATALARGATREVGIAVGPEGGFSEAELERSAAQGWDAVSLGPRILRTETAGVVAAAIVLHAWGDLGR from the coding sequence ATGAGGCGGGTGTTCTCCGCGGCGCCGTGCGCGCCGGGCACGTCGATCGTGCTCGATCCCGAGGAGTCGCACCACGTCTCCCGCGTCCTTCGCCTGCGGACCGGGGACGAGGTCGCCGTCTTCGACGGGAGCGGGGGCGAGTGGGATGCGACGATCGAGGCGATCGAGAAATCGGTCGTGCGCCTCCAGGTGCGGGACCCGCGGACGGGAGATTCCGAGCCGCCGATCGCGATCGTCGTCCATCAAGCGATCGTGCGTCCCGAGCGTGTGGAGTGGGTCCTGCAGAAGGGCACCGAGGTCGGCGTCTCGGCGTTCAGGCTCTTCGCCGCGGAGCGCTCCGAGGCCGACGTGCCGTCTCCCGCACGCCTCGAGCGGTACGAGCGCATCGTCATGGAGGCCGCGAAGCAGAGCGGGCGGCGGCGTGTCCCGACGGTCTCGATCGGAGCGATCGAAGCTGCATCCCCCGAACGGCGTTGCTTCGTCCTCGATACCTCCTCGGGCGGCGTCGCGTTCGCGACGGCTCTCGCCCGCGGGGCCACGCGGGAGGTCGGTATCGCGGTCGGGCCGGAAGGAGGATTCAGCGAGGCGGAGCTCGAGCGCTCGGCCGCGCAGGGCTGGGATGCGGTCTCGCTCGGCCCTCGCATCCTCCGCACCGAGACCGCGGGCGTCGTCGCCGCGGCGATCGTGCTCCACGCCTGGGGAGACCTCGGGCGTTGA
- a CDS encoding sulfatase-like hydrolase/transferase, whose protein sequence is MRALVVLLLAAAACGRPAPPAHPNILLVTLDTTRADHLGAYGNKDAATPVFDRIAKEGVLFESVWTPTPLTTPAHASLMTGLYPAAHGVRNNGRLRLPAEAATLASVLAAAGYETGAFVGAFPVSRPFGFATGFKTFDDDFGQDEKGRSRPERTADQVAARAMPWLAKMAKEDAPFFAWVHFYDAHDPYTPPSPYAERFRARPYDGEIAFADATLGRIVGALRDAGVLDRTVVAVAGDHGEGLGDHGEPTHGLLLYEPMIHVPLAIRAPWTVAAGKRIAAPASLVDLAPTLAALARVPFPEVDGADLFGRGAPARDVYAETHFAAEEFGWAELSAVRRGPAKWIEAPRPERYELDTDAREAENLAGRDPAADAALRQALRGASSRHRLASSAASLDDEALAKLQSLGYVGSGGTGDAAAPGTQRRDPKDALRDYDDYLHGTEAIHSGGDAVPLFERLVAGDPGNPEFRLRLGEALRARRDLAGAEAAYRGLVERYPDFYLAYRRLADLLRVEGKSGENVALWRTLQARGGGLVGVDARLAEALLADEKSGEALAAAESGLKTSPGDAELLALAARAHERLGHDAEALAGYEAALDSRPSDLSALDGAIALLKRLGRRDDAVALARRCADRSAGDPAVKARLAGI, encoded by the coding sequence TTGAGAGCGCTCGTCGTCCTCTTGCTCGCGGCGGCCGCGTGCGGACGCCCGGCGCCGCCCGCACATCCGAACATCCTGCTCGTCACGCTCGACACGACGCGCGCCGACCACTTGGGCGCCTACGGGAACAAGGACGCGGCGACGCCGGTCTTCGACCGCATCGCGAAGGAAGGCGTGCTCTTCGAGAGCGTGTGGACGCCGACGCCGCTCACGACGCCCGCGCACGCGAGCCTCATGACCGGCCTCTATCCCGCGGCGCACGGGGTGCGCAACAACGGGCGGCTCCGTCTCCCGGCCGAGGCGGCGACGCTCGCGTCGGTGCTCGCCGCCGCCGGCTACGAGACGGGAGCGTTCGTGGGCGCCTTCCCCGTCTCGCGGCCGTTCGGCTTCGCGACCGGCTTCAAGACGTTCGACGACGACTTCGGCCAGGACGAGAAGGGGCGGTCACGACCCGAGCGCACGGCCGATCAGGTCGCCGCGCGCGCGATGCCGTGGCTCGCGAAGATGGCGAAGGAAGACGCGCCGTTCTTCGCGTGGGTCCACTTCTACGACGCGCACGACCCGTACACGCCGCCGAGCCCCTACGCGGAGAGGTTCCGCGCGCGACCGTACGATGGTGAGATCGCTTTCGCCGACGCCACGCTCGGCAGGATCGTGGGCGCGCTTCGCGACGCCGGAGTCCTCGATCGGACCGTCGTCGCGGTCGCCGGCGATCATGGCGAGGGACTCGGCGACCACGGCGAGCCGACGCACGGCCTCCTCCTCTACGAGCCGATGATTCACGTGCCCCTCGCGATTCGCGCTCCGTGGACCGTGGCGGCGGGGAAACGGATCGCAGCGCCGGCGAGCCTCGTCGACCTCGCGCCGACGCTCGCCGCGCTCGCGCGCGTCCCGTTTCCCGAGGTCGACGGCGCGGACCTCTTCGGTCGCGGCGCTCCCGCGCGCGACGTGTATGCCGAGACCCATTTCGCCGCCGAGGAGTTCGGCTGGGCCGAGCTGTCGGCGGTCCGCCGCGGCCCGGCGAAGTGGATCGAGGCCCCGCGGCCGGAGCGGTACGAGCTCGACACCGATGCGCGTGAGGCCGAGAACCTCGCGGGGCGGGACCCGGCGGCCGACGCAGCGCTCCGCCAGGCACTCCGCGGCGCATCGTCGCGTCACCGGCTCGCGTCGTCTGCCGCGTCTCTTGACGACGAAGCGCTCGCGAAGCTCCAGTCGCTCGGCTACGTCGGAAGCGGCGGCACGGGCGACGCGGCCGCACCCGGCACCCAGCGCCGCGATCCGAAGGACGCGCTCCGCGATTACGACGACTATCTCCACGGGACCGAGGCGATCCACTCGGGCGGCGACGCCGTGCCGCTCTTCGAGAGGCTCGTCGCCGGCGATCCCGGGAACCCCGAGTTCCGGCTGCGTCTCGGCGAGGCGCTCCGGGCACGCCGCGATCTCGCCGGTGCCGAAGCGGCCTATCGCGGTCTCGTCGAGCGTTACCCCGATTTCTACCTGGCGTACCGGCGCCTCGCGGACCTCCTGAGGGTCGAAGGAAAGTCCGGCGAGAACGTCGCGCTGTGGCGCACGCTCCAGGCGAGGGGCGGCGGCCTCGTCGGCGTCGACGCGCGACTCGCCGAGGCGCTGCTCGCCGACGAAAAGAGCGGAGAGGCACTTGCCGCCGCCGAGAGTGGACTGAAGACGTCGCCGGGAGACGCCGAGCTCCTCGCCCTCGCGGCGCGGGCGCACGAGCGGCTCGGGCACGACGCCGAAGCGCTCGCCGGGTACGAGGCTGCGCTCGACAGCCGGCCCTCCGACCTGAGCGCGCTCGACGGGGCGATCGCCCTCCTCAAGCGTCTCGGACGCCGGGACGACGCCGTGGCGCTGGCCAGGAGGTGCGCCGACCGGTCGGCGGGAGACCCCGCGGTAAAGGCGCGCCTGGCTGGGATTTGA
- the grpE gene encoding nucleotide exchange factor GrpE produces MPIDPARRIPPDQEGTDDIEILEVVSVDENGEEIRDVPEEAASEDDVELVFEEPAESDTPPEPDRRDEEIRDLRDRLVRLQADFENFKKRGERERLDHLRYATSDLVARILPVLDNFERALLSVRPGGTADAVVEGIGLIHRQLLQILEKEGLRAMDSVGATFDPALHEAVATDPDPSAPPHTVTQVFQRGYFLHDRLVRPAMVRVRIGGDDDGDPGDRRES; encoded by the coding sequence ATGCCGATCGATCCCGCCCGGCGCATCCCGCCGGACCAAGAAGGAACGGACGACATCGAGATCCTCGAGGTCGTCTCGGTCGACGAGAACGGCGAGGAGATCCGTGACGTCCCGGAGGAGGCGGCGTCGGAGGACGACGTCGAGCTCGTCTTCGAGGAACCGGCCGAGTCCGACACTCCGCCGGAGCCGGATCGCCGCGACGAGGAGATCCGCGATCTCCGCGATCGTCTCGTCCGGCTCCAGGCGGACTTCGAGAACTTCAAGAAGCGCGGCGAGCGCGAGCGGCTCGATCATCTCCGCTACGCGACCTCCGATCTCGTCGCGAGGATCCTGCCGGTGCTGGACAACTTCGAGCGTGCGCTGCTCTCGGTGCGCCCGGGCGGCACCGCGGACGCGGTGGTCGAGGGCATCGGCCTCATCCACCGCCAGCTCCTCCAGATCCTCGAGAAGGAAGGCCTCCGGGCGATGGACAGCGTCGGTGCCACGTTCGATCCGGCGCTCCACGAGGCGGTCGCGACCGACCCCGACCCGAGCGCACCGCCGCACACGGTGACGCAGGTGTTCCAGCGCGGCTACTTCTTGCACGATCGCCTGGTCCGGCCGGCGATGGTGCGCGTGCGCATCGGCGGCGACGACGACGGTGATCCCGGCGATCGAAGGGAGTCCTGA
- the dnaJ gene encoding molecular chaperone DnaJ, which yields MAERDYYEVLEIERDASPDELKKAYRRMAVRFHPDRNPGDKASEERFKEAAEAYSVLSDPEKRARYDRFGRAGLGAQPGFSGFDADVFADFGDVLGNLFGFGNIFGGGRRGPRGGQDLQYDLELTFEQAAAGIETPIRIPRLDRCGTCRGTGAEGKDGVQTCPTCRGRGQVAFQQGFFTIARTCGTCGGSGKKIVKPCKTCEGRGRVRVEKSVTVRVPAGVDDGMRLRISGEGEASPDGGPAGDLYVLLHVADHPVFTREGPQLHMEVSITMAQAALGTTLAVPLLAGGNQEVELDPGTQSGTVVRLRGKGLPALDRSARGDLHVHVRVVTPERLTPEQRELYEKLAVLDGVDAPGRGLFERVKDIFGS from the coding sequence TTGGCGGAGCGTGATTACTACGAAGTCCTGGAAATCGAGCGCGACGCGAGCCCGGACGAGCTGAAGAAAGCCTACCGCCGCATGGCGGTCCGCTTTCACCCCGATCGCAATCCCGGTGACAAGGCGTCGGAGGAGCGCTTCAAGGAGGCCGCGGAAGCGTACTCCGTCCTCTCCGATCCGGAGAAGCGCGCGCGCTACGACCGCTTCGGCCGCGCTGGGCTCGGCGCCCAGCCCGGCTTCTCGGGGTTCGACGCCGACGTCTTCGCCGACTTCGGCGACGTGCTCGGCAATCTCTTCGGCTTCGGGAACATCTTCGGCGGCGGCCGTCGCGGCCCGCGCGGCGGCCAAGATCTCCAGTACGACCTCGAGCTGACGTTCGAGCAGGCGGCGGCGGGCATCGAGACGCCGATCCGCATTCCGCGCCTCGACCGCTGCGGCACGTGCAGGGGGACGGGTGCCGAGGGGAAGGACGGCGTCCAGACCTGCCCGACCTGCCGGGGCCGTGGACAGGTCGCCTTCCAGCAGGGGTTCTTCACGATCGCGCGCACCTGCGGCACCTGCGGGGGGTCGGGGAAGAAGATCGTCAAGCCCTGCAAGACGTGTGAAGGCCGCGGGCGCGTCCGCGTCGAGAAGTCGGTCACCGTCCGCGTCCCCGCGGGGGTCGACGACGGCATGCGCCTCCGCATCTCGGGGGAAGGCGAGGCGAGCCCCGACGGCGGACCCGCCGGCGACCTCTACGTGCTCCTCCACGTGGCGGACCACCCGGTCTTCACGCGTGAGGGCCCTCAGCTCCACATGGAAGTCTCGATCACGATGGCGCAGGCGGCCCTCGGCACCACGCTCGCCGTCCCGCTCCTCGCCGGCGGCAACCAAGAGGTCGAGCTCGACCCGGGGACGCAGTCCGGAACCGTCGTGCGCCTCCGCGGCAAGGGGCTTCCGGCCCTCGACCGCTCCGCTCGCGGCGACCTCCACGTCCACGTGCGCGTCGTCACCCCGGAGCGTCTCACCCCCGAGCAGCGCGAGCTCTACGAGAAGCTCGCCGTCCTGGACGGTGTCGACGCCCCCGGGCGCGGCCTCTTCGAGCGCGTCAAAGACATCTTCGGCTCCTGA
- a CDS encoding 50S ribosomal protein L11 methyltransferase: MWRMLSAVVPSSVEDEVASVLGGGSLGVEIEPAGPGASTLRVYLGEADDEEAWRRRAARVLEAHGIATALRVEDVADARWVEKWQAALAPIPLGRRFVVLPGSARDADPGRDPIVLVPGMAFGTGEHETTRMCAAALEDLVRPGSSWVDVGTGTGILAIVAVRCGASRVVAVDNDPEAAHVAREVVARNRAETVIDVVEGSLDAASGAFDGVVANVQSSFFLSQAQALASAVRPGGHLVVSGIVADDAGEVVAALHGFVLDEQRRDGPWACLLLIRAR, from the coding sequence ATGTGGCGCATGCTGTCGGCGGTCGTTCCCTCGTCCGTCGAGGACGAGGTGGCGTCGGTGCTCGGCGGCGGGAGTCTCGGCGTCGAGATCGAGCCCGCGGGACCGGGAGCGAGCACGCTCCGGGTCTACCTCGGCGAAGCGGACGACGAGGAAGCCTGGCGGCGCCGCGCGGCGCGCGTCCTCGAGGCGCACGGGATCGCGACGGCGCTCCGCGTCGAGGATGTCGCCGACGCCCGCTGGGTCGAGAAGTGGCAGGCCGCGCTCGCGCCGATTCCTCTGGGGCGGCGGTTCGTCGTCCTGCCCGGTAGCGCGCGCGATGCCGATCCCGGCCGCGATCCGATCGTGCTCGTCCCCGGAATGGCCTTCGGGACCGGCGAGCACGAGACGACGAGGATGTGCGCCGCGGCGCTCGAAGATCTCGTGCGTCCCGGATCCTCCTGGGTCGACGTCGGCACGGGCACCGGGATCCTCGCGATCGTCGCCGTGCGATGCGGCGCGTCACGGGTGGTGGCCGTCGACAACGATCCGGAAGCCGCGCACGTCGCCCGTGAAGTCGTGGCCAGGAACCGCGCCGAAACGGTGATCGATGTCGTCGAGGGTTCGCTCGATGCCGCGTCCGGCGCTTTCGACGGCGTCGTCGCGAACGTCCAGTCGTCCTTCTTCTTGAGCCAGGCCCAGGCCCTCGCTTCCGCGGTGAGACCCGGCGGCCACCTCGTCGTCTCCGGGATCGTCGCCGACGACGCCGGGGAGGTGGTCGCGGCCCTCCACGGGTTCGTCCTCGACGAGCAGCGTCGCGACGGACCGTGGGCGTGCCTGCTCTTGATCCGCGCGCGATGA
- the dnaK gene encoding molecular chaperone DnaK, with translation MGKVIGIDLGTTNCCIAVMEGGKPRVIASREGARTTPSIVAFTPRGEKLIGQIAKRQALTNPQNTIYAVKRLIGRKFDSPEVGKARQIVPYQIVSAANSDAWIHVRDRDYSPQELSAYLLTRLKEMAEDHLGAEVSEAVITVPAYFDDSQRQATKDAGRIAGLNVLRIVNEPTAAALAYGLDEGTAPRKIAVYDLGGGTFDISILQLGEGVFEVKSTSGDTFLGGEDFDQRIVDWLLALFHTETGIDLRSDRLALQRLKEAAERAKCELSTVVNAEINLPFISADESGARHLNTTLTRAKFEELVEDLIEKTRGPCEEAMRMAGLRPEDVDEVVLVGGQTRTPKVIETVRQIFSREPNAEINPDEVVGIGAAIQAGILKGDVKDMVLLDVTPLSLGIETRGGMFTKIIDRNSTIPTRKSRIFTTVADNQSKVEVHVLQGEREIAAHNKSLGRFDLVGIPPAPKGTAQIEVTFDIDSNGIVNVSARDMATKREQKIIVTPAGGLSESEIQEIIADAQKHEEEDRRRAEFIRIRTRLEGLVESNQKTFAEFGAMLQPDQQTGVRKILETARKALESGSASECTTALERIGEVGRILSEVILYDPSAFSSGEEGADGQAEGESADTVEEA, from the coding sequence ATGGGCAAAGTCATCGGCATCGATCTCGGCACCACGAACTGCTGCATCGCGGTCATGGAGGGCGGCAAGCCTCGCGTCATCGCGAGCCGCGAAGGTGCCCGCACGACACCCTCGATCGTCGCCTTCACGCCGCGCGGCGAGAAGCTGATCGGGCAGATCGCGAAGCGCCAGGCGCTGACGAACCCGCAGAACACGATCTACGCCGTGAAGCGGCTCATCGGGCGGAAGTTCGATTCGCCCGAGGTCGGGAAGGCCCGGCAGATCGTCCCGTACCAGATCGTCTCGGCGGCGAACTCCGACGCCTGGATCCATGTCCGCGACCGCGACTACTCCCCGCAGGAGCTCTCGGCTTACCTGCTGACGCGTCTCAAGGAGATGGCCGAGGATCATCTCGGTGCCGAGGTATCCGAGGCGGTCATCACCGTCCCGGCGTACTTCGACGACAGCCAGCGGCAGGCGACCAAGGACGCGGGACGCATCGCCGGGCTGAACGTCCTCCGCATCGTCAACGAGCCGACGGCGGCCGCCCTCGCGTACGGCCTCGACGAGGGGACGGCCCCGCGGAAGATCGCCGTGTACGACCTCGGCGGCGGCACCTTCGACATCTCGATCCTCCAGCTCGGCGAGGGCGTCTTCGAGGTCAAATCGACGTCGGGGGACACGTTCCTCGGCGGCGAGGATTTCGACCAGCGCATCGTCGACTGGCTCCTCGCGCTGTTCCACACCGAGACGGGGATCGACCTCCGGTCCGACCGCCTCGCGCTCCAGCGCCTCAAGGAAGCCGCCGAGCGGGCGAAGTGCGAGCTCTCCACGGTGGTCAACGCCGAGATCAACCTGCCGTTCATCTCCGCCGACGAGAGCGGGGCGCGCCACCTCAACACGACGCTCACGAGGGCCAAGTTCGAGGAGCTCGTCGAGGACCTCATCGAGAAGACCCGCGGGCCGTGCGAGGAGGCGATGCGGATGGCCGGCCTCAGGCCCGAGGACGTCGACGAGGTCGTCCTGGTCGGAGGCCAGACGCGCACGCCGAAGGTCATCGAGACGGTCCGGCAGATCTTCAGCCGCGAGCCGAACGCGGAGATCAACCCGGACGAGGTCGTCGGCATCGGCGCCGCGATCCAGGCGGGGATCCTGAAGGGCGACGTCAAGGACATGGTCCTCCTGGACGTCACCCCGCTCTCGCTCGGGATCGAGACGAGGGGCGGGATGTTCACGAAGATCATCGACCGCAACTCGACGATCCCCACGCGGAAGTCGCGCATCTTCACGACCGTCGCGGACAACCAGTCGAAGGTCGAAGTCCACGTCCTCCAGGGCGAGCGCGAGATCGCCGCGCACAACAAGTCGCTCGGGCGGTTCGATCTCGTCGGCATTCCGCCCGCGCCGAAGGGGACCGCGCAGATCGAGGTCACCTTCGACATCGACAGCAACGGGATCGTCAACGTCTCCGCGCGCGACATGGCGACGAAGCGCGAGCAGAAGATCATCGTCACGCCGGCCGGCGGTCTCTCGGAGTCCGAGATCCAGGAAATCATCGCGGACGCGCAGAAGCACGAGGAGGAAGACCGTCGCCGGGCCGAGTTCATCCGCATCCGCACGCGCCTGGAAGGTCTCGTCGAATCGAACCAGAAGACCTTCGCCGAGTTCGGCGCCATGCTCCAGCCCGACCAGCAGACCGGGGTTCGCAAGATCCTGGAGACGGCCAGGAAAGCGCTCGAGTCCGGCAGCGCCTCCGAGTGCACCACGGCGCTGGAGCGGATCGGCGAGGTCGGTCGTATCCTGTCCGAGGTCATCCTCTACGATCCGAGCGCGTTCTCCTCGGGTGAGGAGGGCGCCGACGGACAGGCGGAAGGGGAATCCGCCGACACGGTCGAGGAGGCGTAG